From the Gallaecimonas mangrovi genome, one window contains:
- the gspM gene encoding type II secretion system protein GspM has product MIKDYWHNLAPRDRQILTWAAPFFALGLLYFAVWQPLSNAEANAQQTLNFRQADLQYLHEQGIKVLIAKGSKLSAGSGSLTDRVTRSANQYGIRIDRLQPTAGSINVWIDEVPYQKLLQWLTELQLKQGLSVSQADIATAGKPGIVKVRRLELAAG; this is encoded by the coding sequence ATGATCAAAGACTATTGGCACAATTTGGCCCCCCGCGACCGGCAGATTTTGACCTGGGCCGCGCCGTTTTTTGCCTTGGGGCTTCTCTACTTTGCGGTGTGGCAACCGCTATCGAATGCTGAAGCAAACGCGCAGCAAACCCTTAATTTTCGCCAGGCGGACCTGCAGTATCTGCACGAGCAGGGTATTAAGGTGCTGATCGCCAAAGGCAGCAAGCTGTCAGCCGGTTCTGGCAGCCTGACCGACCGCGTTACCCGCAGTGCTAACCAATACGGTATTCGTATCGACCGCTTGCAACCAACGGCCGGTAGCATCAACGTCTGGATTGACGAAGTGCCTTATCAGAAATTGCTGCAATGGCTGACCGAGTTGCAGCTCAAGCAGGGGCTAAGTGTGTCCCAGGCAGATATTGCCACCGCCGGCAAGCCCGGCATCGTTAAGGTGCGGCGACTGGAACTGGCAGCAGGCTAA
- a CDS encoding type II secretion system protein N — MMKAVKWTLAAVVFFVIALIWQLPAAVVLGQITLPPQVDFKGVSGSIWHGELSSVTVQGVRFDSLSWQLHPLSLLSGHIALSVHSRPGVTRLSGELAASFSGKVSVDNLLVRTPVAPLVAGVRLPVPSQVGGDLAIAITHFTQGVPWCESLAGKAQWLNASVSNHFGNFNLGRIDADLGCDKGVITSAVHDQPPQLGLQLEARLEARRYQVRGFAKPAADLPKNLKSIFDFFGRPHGDGRYPLQFQGPLPR, encoded by the coding sequence ATGATGAAAGCAGTGAAATGGACATTAGCGGCGGTGGTGTTTTTTGTTATCGCCCTTATTTGGCAGCTACCAGCGGCGGTGGTGCTAGGGCAAATCACGCTGCCACCGCAAGTTGATTTTAAAGGCGTGTCGGGCAGTATTTGGCACGGCGAGCTTAGCAGCGTAACGGTGCAGGGGGTGCGTTTTGACAGCCTTTCATGGCAGTTACATCCGCTGTCGCTTTTAAGCGGGCACATCGCACTGTCGGTGCATAGCCGCCCCGGCGTTACCCGGCTTAGCGGCGAGCTTGCCGCCAGTTTTTCTGGCAAGGTGTCGGTTGATAACTTGCTGGTGCGCACCCCGGTTGCGCCGCTTGTTGCCGGGGTACGGTTGCCGGTGCCAAGTCAGGTTGGCGGCGATTTAGCCATTGCCATTACCCACTTCACACAAGGCGTGCCTTGGTGCGAAAGCCTGGCCGGTAAGGCGCAGTGGCTTAATGCCTCGGTGAGCAACCATTTTGGTAACTTTAACCTTGGCCGTATTGATGCCGACCTGGGTTGTGACAAGGGCGTTATCACCTCTGCCGTACATGACCAGCCGCCACAGCTTGGCCTGCAATTAGAAGCACGACTTGAAGCGCGGCGCTATCAGGTGCGTGGCTTTGCCAAACCTGCCGCAGATTTACCCAAGAACCTGAAATCCATTTTCGATTTCTTTGGGCGCCCCCACGGCGACGGCCGCTACCCGCTGCAATTTCAGGGGCCTTTGCCTCGCTAG
- the yrfG gene encoding GMP/IMP nucleotidase, translated as MLDDQRLNWAAIDTVLLDMDGTLLDLHFDSHFWLERVPQLLAEKDNISLADAQKRIDAEYQAVFGTLKWYCYDYWTERLNLDIDTASREVKHLISLRDDTLPFLKALRASGRRVILLTNAHPKSLSLKVELTELDKYLDQLVSTHPYRASKEAQSLWHAVQQDLGFDPARTLFVDDSQPILEAARRFGIGYLLGVANPDSQKPHKAFDGFNAISDYRSLLDAIAAPR; from the coding sequence ATGCTTGATGACCAAAGGCTAAATTGGGCAGCAATTGATACCGTTTTATTGGATATGGACGGCACTTTGCTGGATCTCCACTTTGACAGCCACTTTTGGTTAGAAAGGGTGCCGCAGCTTTTGGCCGAAAAAGACAACATTAGTCTGGCAGACGCACAAAAGCGCATTGATGCCGAATACCAAGCGGTATTTGGCACCCTTAAATGGTACTGCTACGACTACTGGACCGAGCGCCTTAACCTCGATATCGACACCGCCAGCCGCGAAGTTAAGCACTTAATTAGTTTACGCGACGACACCCTGCCCTTTCTGAAGGCGCTGCGCGCCAGTGGCCGGCGGGTGATTTTGCTCACCAACGCCCACCCCAAAAGCCTGTCACTGAAAGTGGAGCTAACCGAGCTGGATAAATACCTCGACCAGTTGGTTTCAACCCACCCGTATCGTGCCTCAAAAGAAGCGCAATCACTGTGGCACGCGGTGCAGCAAGATTTGGGCTTTGACCCGGCCCGCACCCTGTTTGTGGACGACTCACAGCCAATATTGGAAGCGGCGCGCCGCTTTGGCATTGGTTACTTGCTGGGGGTTGCCAACCCCGACTCGCAAAAGCCTCACAAAGCGTTCGACGGTTTTAATGCCATTAGTGATTACCGCAGCTTGCTAGACGCCATAGCCGCGCCGCGCTGA
- the nudE gene encoding ADP compounds hydrolase NudE, with amino-acid sequence MTKSAQLPEVLDAEIVAKSRLFKVEQLHLRFSNGVERYYERMAGKGRGSVMIVPLLDDNTLLLGREYAAGMHAYELGFPKGLIDPGEDALAAANRELQEEIGYGAREWTVLREVSMAPGYFGSKMTLLIARDLYPSRLEGDEPEPIEVVPWPLAKLNELRYQQDFSEARSLTALLLARDWFEEQALI; translated from the coding sequence ATGACGAAATCAGCCCAGCTTCCTGAAGTACTTGACGCCGAAATAGTGGCTAAGAGTCGTTTGTTCAAGGTAGAACAGTTGCACCTGCGTTTTTCTAACGGCGTGGAACGCTATTACGAGAGAATGGCAGGTAAGGGCAGAGGTTCGGTGATGATAGTGCCATTACTTGACGACAACACCCTGCTGCTGGGCCGCGAATATGCCGCCGGCATGCACGCCTATGAACTGGGCTTTCCCAAAGGGCTGATTGACCCAGGTGAAGATGCTTTGGCAGCGGCAAACCGCGAGCTACAAGAAGAGATTGGTTATGGCGCCAGGGAATGGACGGTACTAAGAGAAGTGTCGATGGCACCGGGGTATTTTGGCTCGAAGATGACCTTGCTTATCGCCCGCGACCTGTACCCTTCGCGCCTGGAAGGGGACGAACCCGAACCCATTGAAGTGGTGCCCTGGCCGCTGGCCAAGCTCAATGAGCTACGCTATCAGCAAGACTTTTCCGAGGCGCGCAGTCTAACAGCGCTCCTGCTGGCTCGGGACTGGTTTGAGGAACAGGCCCTGATATGA
- the cysQ gene encoding 3'(2'),5'-bisphosphate nucleotidase CysQ, with product MNPNALLDDVIALARQAGDAILPWFRSEELVTEQKADDSPVTNADIAANKVILKGLKALTPDIPILSEESGHKPFAERRLWQVYWLVDPLDGTREFVGGSPDFAVNIALVVDNEPVLGVIHAPVSKDCYWAIKGQGVFKNGQPIHTRKPPTPPLLAVSRHQSLDWLKSHLQPGFDFTARPFGSASLKSCMVAEGAADAYVRIGPTGEWDTAASWAIVCEAGGCIVDLHGKPLTFNRTESLENPNYGVLGQLKPGELFP from the coding sequence ATGAATCCAAATGCCCTACTTGATGATGTAATTGCCTTGGCGCGCCAAGCGGGCGACGCCATCTTGCCGTGGTTTCGCTCAGAAGAGCTGGTAACCGAACAAAAGGCCGACGACAGCCCGGTAACCAATGCCGATATTGCTGCCAATAAAGTGATCTTAAAGGGCCTAAAAGCCCTGACCCCAGACATTCCCATTTTGTCTGAAGAGTCTGGCCATAAGCCCTTTGCCGAAAGGCGACTTTGGCAGGTTTACTGGCTGGTTGACCCGTTGGACGGCACCCGCGAGTTTGTTGGTGGTTCCCCGGATTTTGCGGTGAACATCGCGCTGGTGGTAGACAACGAACCGGTGCTGGGGGTTATTCACGCGCCGGTCAGCAAAGACTGTTACTGGGCGATTAAAGGCCAGGGCGTTTTTAAAAATGGCCAGCCGATTCATACCCGTAAACCACCCACGCCGCCGCTATTGGCGGTGTCTCGCCACCAATCACTGGACTGGCTTAAATCGCACTTGCAACCCGGCTTTGACTTTACCGCCCGGCCCTTTGGTTCTGCCAGCTTGAAATCCTGCATGGTGGCCGAAGGCGCAGCCGATGCTTATGTGCGTATCGGCCCTACCGGCGAGTGGGACACCGCCGCCAGCTGGGCCATTGTTTGTGAGGCGGGTGGCTGCATTGTGGATTTGCACGGCAAGCCGCTGACGTTTAACCGCACCGAAAGCCTGGAAAACCCCAACTACGGCGTGCTGGGGCAACTCAAACCCGGCGAACTGTTCCCTTAG
- a CDS encoding GNAT family N-acetyltransferase has translation MPLPTGITLRAITPNDRPFMAKLYAVGRQAELASFPFDDQQKALFLQSQFEAQYQQYFLNHDCQRYRLLESNGAPIGRWLTRENSHGFQVVDIALLPTHQRLGIGSALLRKLQTEAMTLGKSIQLQVAPLNAAVRLYERLGFQHQASTDGFYQSMIWWPPMAQSSLGNKSQNGLKTG, from the coding sequence ATGCCCTTGCCCACCGGCATCACATTGCGCGCCATCACCCCAAACGACCGGCCTTTTATGGCCAAACTTTATGCTGTCGGCCGGCAGGCTGAACTCGCCAGCTTTCCTTTCGACGACCAACAAAAAGCCCTTTTTCTGCAAAGCCAGTTCGAGGCCCAATACCAGCAGTATTTCCTCAACCATGACTGCCAGCGTTATCGCTTGCTCGAAAGTAACGGGGCTCCGATCGGGCGCTGGCTTACCCGTGAAAACAGCCACGGCTTTCAGGTGGTAGACATTGCCCTGCTGCCTACTCATCAGCGCCTGGGCATCGGCAGTGCTCTGCTACGCAAGCTCCAAACTGAAGCCATGACGCTGGGTAAATCGATACAGTTGCAGGTCGCGCCGCTCAATGCGGCGGTAAGGCTGTATGAGCGGCTGGGCTTTCAACACCAAGCCTCAACAGATGGCTTCTACCAGTCCATGATCTGGTGGCCGCCAATGGCACAAAGCAGCTTGGGCAATAAGAGCCAAAACGGGCTTAAAACCGGTTGA
- a CDS encoding phage tail protein encodes MEPYLGEIKLFGGNFAPEGWAFCNGQLLAISQYEELYSLLGNRFGGDGRTSFGLPNLCGRLPLHQGTSTASGSSYVLGQQGGQESVTLLQSQLPAHSHQALAASASNSGTPQSHVWAGGTEVALYASSAPNSSMGAQAISVAGGNLPHENGMPALAVTFIISLVGIYPSES; translated from the coding sequence ATGGAACCTTATCTGGGTGAAATCAAACTTTTCGGCGGCAATTTTGCGCCCGAAGGTTGGGCGTTTTGTAACGGCCAATTACTTGCCATTAGCCAATATGAGGAGCTTTACAGCTTACTGGGCAACCGCTTTGGTGGCGACGGACGCACGAGCTTTGGGCTACCAAACCTTTGTGGCCGTTTGCCGCTGCACCAAGGCACCAGTACAGCTTCAGGCAGCAGTTATGTTTTGGGGCAGCAGGGTGGCCAGGAAAGTGTCACTTTGCTGCAGTCTCAGCTTCCCGCGCACAGCCACCAGGCTTTGGCTGCATCGGCCAGTAACAGCGGTACTCCACAGAGCCATGTCTGGGCGGGTGGTACCGAAGTTGCGCTTTATGCCTCTTCGGCACCGAATAGCAGCATGGGAGCACAGGCAATATCTGTTGCGGGAGGCAACTTACCTCATGAGAACGGTATGCCGGCCCTGGCGGTGACTTTCATCATCAGTCTGGTGGGTATCTACCCCTCTGAAAGCTAA
- a CDS encoding phage tail protein, translated as MSEPFIGEIRAFAFDKVPTGWALCNGQLLNIASNQALFAILGTTYGGNGTSTFGLPNLQGRAPVHASADRTLGQSAGEETHTLTVAEMPVHNHLAMAQSAAATESSPVGHYWSVGDYADGYASTADATMSEAAIGSSGGSQAHNNMQPFLVVSFCIATQGLFPSRS; from the coding sequence ATGTCTGAACCTTTTATCGGTGAGATCCGCGCTTTTGCCTTCGATAAGGTCCCCACAGGGTGGGCGCTGTGTAATGGCCAACTGCTAAACATCGCCAGCAATCAGGCATTGTTCGCCATCCTCGGTACGACCTATGGCGGCAACGGCACCAGCACCTTTGGCTTACCCAATCTGCAAGGACGAGCCCCTGTCCATGCCAGCGCTGACCGCACTCTGGGACAAAGTGCCGGCGAGGAAACCCATACCCTGACGGTGGCTGAAATGCCCGTACACAATCACCTTGCTATGGCCCAGAGCGCAGCGGCAACAGAGTCTTCGCCGGTGGGGCATTACTGGTCTGTGGGTGATTACGCCGACGGCTACGCCAGCACTGCCGACGCCACAATGTCAGAGGCCGCGATTGGCAGCAGTGGCGGCAGCCAAGCACATAACAACATGCAGCCTTTTCTGGTGGTGAGCTTTTGTATCGCCACCCAAGGGCTTTTCCCCAGCCGAAGTTAA
- a CDS encoding phage tail protein — MDAYTGEIRLFGGNFAPRSWAFCDGQLMPISQNTALFSLLGTTYGGDGISTFALPDLRGRAPMHWGTGPGLSPFVLGETSGVDTVTLLTSQMPAHTHQAQAATSSDEQEPQNAVWAQGQSGRLPYEQYSDSVNTTMSPLALTATGGSQAHNNLQPYQVVNFIICLYGVYPPHS, encoded by the coding sequence ATGGACGCATATACCGGTGAGATCCGCCTTTTTGGCGGCAATTTTGCCCCAAGGAGCTGGGCTTTTTGTGACGGCCAGTTAATGCCTATAAGCCAGAACACGGCGCTATTTTCATTGCTGGGCACCACCTACGGTGGCGATGGCATCAGTACTTTTGCCCTGCCAGACCTGCGTGGGCGTGCGCCTATGCACTGGGGGACGGGGCCGGGTCTTAGCCCGTTTGTACTTGGGGAAACGAGCGGTGTAGATACCGTAACGCTGCTGACCTCACAGATGCCAGCCCACACTCATCAGGCCCAGGCGGCTACCAGCAGCGATGAACAAGAGCCGCAAAACGCGGTATGGGCACAGGGCCAATCTGGCCGTTTACCGTACGAGCAATACAGCGACAGTGTTAATACAACCATGTCGCCCCTTGCCTTGACTGCCACTGGCGGCAGCCAGGCCCATAACAACTTACAGCCATATCAGGTGGTGAATTTCATTATCTGTCTATATGGCGTTTATCCGCCCCACTCCTAA
- a CDS encoding Ig-like domain-containing protein, with product MWRLLLLLLTLMAVVGQVQAKELVLVDAALAPDVHVEKGQQLRIVQSLDELPSALAGSQWSRVSLVSHGASGVLEIAGQRLDQAYLAAHPEFFARWQQHLTADAQVELWGCDVASGTGYQLVDAISASIARPVLASTDATGPAALGGDLILEYGQGRAANNVLLAQLPILLAVSNEDFESVASSPTYFSNNSNIGNSFVFYSNLSSGHDPFYLNSLTSINGNGPDGSYWLYFYSVNIGDVTEIHISSQDGSEFKLDSFFLDTNAGDSTVTLHGYRDGVEIGSTTASTGTVTLSSNTTFNNIDALYITGSDLDVLVDDITVSAAVSGDTEAPAAPSTPVLDSSSDSGTSGDSITNDTTPTLTGTGEANASLVVRDGSTQVGSTTVDSSGNWSVTTSTLAEGSHSFTAVQTDGAGNESDASAALSLTIDTTAPSGYSLVVDQSEINSSNQSESSVTFSSAEVGASYQFAVSSSGGGTAVSGSGTVASSDQQLTGLDVSGLNDGTLSYSLTLTDVAGNAGSASVASVTKDTQQPAATSSLVLDSSSDSGTSGDDITNDTTPTLSGTGEANASLVVRDGSTQVGSTTVDSSGNWSVTTSTLAEGSHSLTAVQTDGAGNESDASAALSLTIDTTAPSGYSLVVDQSEINSSNQSASSVTFSSAEVGASYQFAVSSSGGGTAVSGSGTVTASNQQLTGIDVSGLNDGTLSYSLTLTDVAGNAGSASVASVTKDTETSTGANSAPTISGSPDSTAAAAATYSFIPSASDADGDSLTFSIVNKPSWASFDTSTGALTGSPTQDDVGTYSNIQISVTDGTETASLTVFSIEVTDGNTAPVANADSYSLAEGGLLTTTAANGVLANDSDTDNDTLTATLLSGPAQASSFSLNSDGSFSYQHDGSESTSDSFMYTVSDGNGGSSSATVTLTISPVNDAPEFTSTAPSSMVVGSTLSYQVEVNDPDSAVTLTLTEAPSWLTLDDDVLTGTAPAGSEGDHTVTLTASDGAKTATQSFVLEVSEATQSVVALSRSWQGLPARVGKDLALVITAQHQAGPALDDATLEIQWQGGDMTALAGCTLTGDVQSCPLTLAIDADVQFTLPVSTDSQGDQTVSAKVLSSDGSVLGELTTDVTVAANTVSQGDISTVISQATSLALLTSDSESLLAVGTSSDDNITLYRFDGDSLVAEAIIDNTGNTKALAAIDWNQDGLDDLVVINSSGQASGIYINQGDLTFSLLQTLPYGRKVQVAELNDDDYPDLLINGLGLYLFSGNLGGSSAALQIVQTPFTVSNFAVWPDGRLLVTNGTELSLIDLDVVADQSAAGSAFSALADDTASGSINSLQVSDLVGDGTTRAIIGYSLDADGNGGGITVMKADGSTLNSVVSVGDAAVSSILTGDFDDDGDIDILVQHDNGTWQLLSNDGSADSFTASTQTLFHPDSLGLVADLDGDGLLDILLADTLDDAVAIYNGNASFELGPQADLELASHLTDPQSLTSFRLPATAEQYQTRYKLVVTNNGSADDNDVTLTLSIPDAIGVDSWPDGCVESAVGWQCDLGALANGASTTFELLLQGDVSLADAVIDARVDGSAGDTDQSNNSVENSLGEPWPSTVHKHGGGALSWPWLLLLVLIGRRRRLH from the coding sequence ATGTGGCGTTTGTTGCTGCTGTTGTTAACGTTGATGGCTGTTGTCGGCCAAGTGCAAGCCAAAGAGCTGGTGCTGGTAGATGCCGCTTTGGCGCCGGACGTGCATGTAGAAAAAGGGCAGCAACTGCGAATAGTGCAGAGCTTGGATGAGCTGCCCTCGGCGCTTGCCGGTAGCCAGTGGTCGCGGGTCAGCCTGGTTAGCCACGGTGCATCAGGTGTTCTTGAAATAGCTGGGCAGCGCCTGGACCAAGCCTATTTAGCAGCGCACCCCGAATTTTTTGCCCGCTGGCAGCAGCACCTAACCGCCGATGCCCAGGTGGAACTATGGGGCTGTGACGTGGCCAGTGGGACTGGGTACCAGTTGGTTGATGCAATCTCGGCTAGTATCGCCCGGCCGGTGCTGGCATCAACAGATGCCACAGGCCCCGCTGCGCTGGGGGGGGATCTAATCCTTGAATATGGTCAAGGCCGCGCTGCTAACAATGTTTTATTGGCCCAGCTGCCCATATTGCTGGCGGTGAGTAATGAGGACTTTGAAAGCGTCGCCAGCAGTCCCACTTACTTCTCCAATAACTCCAACATTGGCAACTCCTTCGTCTTTTACAGCAACCTCAGTTCCGGTCACGACCCCTTCTATTTGAACTCCCTGACCAGTATCAACGGCAATGGCCCGGATGGTTCCTACTGGTTGTACTTTTATAGTGTCAATATCGGCGATGTCACCGAAATACACATCAGTAGCCAGGACGGCTCTGAATTTAAACTCGATTCCTTTTTTCTTGATACCAATGCCGGGGATAGCACCGTCACCCTGCACGGCTATAGGGACGGTGTCGAGATAGGTTCGACCACAGCATCCACCGGCACGGTAACGCTTAGCAGCAATACCACTTTTAACAATATTGATGCTTTGTACATCACCGGCTCCGATCTCGATGTACTGGTTGACGATATTACGGTCTCAGCAGCAGTCAGTGGTGATACTGAAGCGCCAGCAGCGCCATCAACCCCGGTGCTTGATAGTAGCTCCGATAGTGGCACCAGTGGCGATAGTATTACTAACGACACCACCCCGACTCTAACCGGTACCGGTGAAGCAAACGCTAGCCTCGTGGTGCGGGATGGCTCGACCCAGGTAGGAAGTACCACCGTCGACAGCAGTGGTAACTGGAGTGTGACCACCAGCACTTTGGCCGAAGGTAGCCATAGCTTTACCGCAGTACAGACTGATGGGGCAGGTAATGAATCAGACGCGTCAGCGGCGCTGAGCCTGACCATTGATACCACGGCGCCCAGCGGTTACAGCTTGGTGGTTGACCAAAGCGAGATTAACAGCAGCAATCAAAGTGAGAGCTCTGTGACCTTTAGCAGCGCTGAGGTTGGCGCAAGCTATCAATTCGCGGTGTCGAGCAGTGGCGGCGGTACAGCGGTGTCTGGCAGTGGCACCGTTGCGAGCAGTGACCAGCAGCTAACAGGGCTGGATGTTAGCGGCCTTAACGATGGCACCTTAAGTTACAGCCTGACATTAACTGATGTGGCGGGTAATGCTGGTAGCGCCAGCGTCGCGTCGGTAACCAAAGATACGCAGCAACCAGCTGCCACCTCGAGCCTCGTACTGGATAGCAGCTCCGATAGTGGCACCAGTGGTGATGACATTACTAACGACACCACCCCAACCCTGAGTGGTACCGGTGAAGCAAACGCCAGCCTCGTGGTACGGGACGGCTCGACCCAGGTAGGAAGCACCACCGTTGACAGCAGTGGTAACTGGAGCGTGACCACCAGCACTTTGGCCGAAGGCAGCCACAGTCTTACCGCGGTACAGACTGATGGGGCAGGTAATGAATCAGACGCGTCAGCGGCGCTGAGCCTGACCATTGATACCACGGCGCCCAGCGGTTACAGCTTGGTGGTCGACCAAAGCGAGATTAACAGCAGCAATCAAAGTGCAAGTTCGGTGACCTTTAGCAGCGCCGAGGTTGGCGCAAGCTATCAATTCGCGGTGTCGAGCAGTGGCGGCGGTACAGCGGTGTCTGGCAGCGGCACTGTTACAGCGAGTAACCAGCAGTTAACCGGCATTGATGTTAGCGGCCTTAACGATGGCACCTTAAGTTACAGCCTGACACTAACTGATGTGGCGGGTAATGCCGGTAGCGCCAGTGTGGCGTCGGTAACCAAAGATACCGAAACGTCAACGGGCGCAAATTCTGCACCCACCATCAGTGGTAGCCCGGACAGTACTGCTGCTGCGGCTGCAACCTATAGTTTTATTCCTTCCGCTAGTGATGCCGATGGTGACAGCTTAACGTTCTCTATCGTCAATAAACCTTCTTGGGCAAGTTTTGATACCAGCACCGGCGCGCTTACTGGCTCGCCCACTCAGGATGATGTCGGCACCTACAGTAATATTCAGATCAGTGTTACCGACGGCACTGAGACTGCCTCATTAACGGTATTTTCCATCGAAGTTACAGACGGCAACACCGCGCCGGTGGCTAATGCTGATAGCTACAGTCTCGCTGAAGGTGGGCTACTAACCACCACGGCAGCGAACGGAGTACTGGCCAATGACAGCGATACGGATAACGATACCCTGACGGCAACGTTGCTCAGTGGTCCTGCACAGGCAAGTAGTTTTAGCCTAAATAGCGATGGCAGTTTTAGTTACCAACATGATGGCAGTGAGTCTACGTCTGACAGCTTCATGTATACCGTCAGTGATGGTAACGGTGGCAGCAGTAGCGCTACTGTGACATTAACCATCAGTCCGGTAAACGACGCCCCAGAATTTACCAGCACGGCTCCGAGTTCGATGGTGGTTGGCAGCACACTGAGCTACCAGGTCGAAGTCAATGACCCCGATAGTGCTGTGACTCTGACGCTTACCGAAGCGCCAAGCTGGTTAACCCTTGATGATGATGTTCTGACCGGCACTGCGCCTGCTGGCTCCGAGGGCGACCATACCGTAACACTGACTGCTTCTGACGGCGCTAAAACGGCAACGCAGAGCTTTGTACTGGAAGTCAGTGAAGCGACGCAAAGCGTGGTGGCACTGAGTCGCAGTTGGCAAGGTTTACCGGCCAGGGTCGGCAAGGATTTGGCGCTGGTTATTACCGCACAGCACCAAGCGGGGCCAGCCTTAGATGATGCCACCCTCGAAATACAATGGCAGGGCGGCGACATGACGGCTCTGGCGGGCTGTACGTTAACCGGTGACGTGCAAAGTTGCCCGCTGACGTTAGCCATCGATGCCGATGTGCAGTTTACATTGCCAGTCTCTACCGATAGCCAGGGCGACCAAACGGTAAGCGCTAAGGTTTTAAGCTCGGATGGCTCTGTGTTAGGGGAGCTAACGACAGATGTCACCGTTGCGGCGAATACGGTTAGCCAGGGGGACATATCAACTGTCATTTCCCAAGCCACTTCATTGGCTTTGCTCACCAGTGACTCAGAGTCGTTGCTGGCGGTAGGCACCAGCAGCGATGACAACATTACCCTGTATCGCTTTGACGGTGACAGTTTAGTAGCCGAGGCAATCATAGATAATACCGGCAATACCAAAGCGTTGGCCGCTATTGACTGGAACCAAGATGGTCTGGATGACCTGGTTGTTATAAACAGTAGTGGGCAAGCGTCGGGTATCTATATTAACCAAGGTGATCTGACCTTTAGTCTTTTACAGACATTGCCTTACGGGCGAAAAGTGCAAGTTGCCGAGCTTAACGATGATGATTACCCCGATCTGCTGATCAATGGCCTGGGTCTTTACCTATTTAGTGGCAATCTTGGTGGCAGCAGTGCTGCGCTGCAAATTGTCCAAACACCTTTTACTGTTAGCAATTTTGCGGTGTGGCCCGACGGCCGGCTATTAGTGACAAATGGTACTGAACTGAGCTTAATTGATCTGGATGTCGTGGCTGACCAATCGGCTGCGGGTAGCGCGTTCTCTGCCCTTGCTGACGATACGGCATCAGGCAGTATAAATTCATTACAAGTATCTGATTTGGTTGGTGATGGAACAACTAGAGCCATTATTGGCTATAGCTTGGATGCTGATGGTAATGGCGGTGGTATTACTGTCATGAAGGCCGATGGCAGTACCCTAAACAGTGTGGTCAGTGTTGGTGATGCGGCAGTTAGCAGTATTTTGACCGGTGACTTTGATGATGATGGTGATATCGACATCCTGGTTCAACATGACAACGGTACTTGGCAATTACTCAGTAATGACGGCTCGGCAGACAGTTTCACTGCATCAACCCAAACCTTGTTCCACCCAGATAGTCTTGGTTTAGTGGCTGACCTTGATGGTGACGGTTTGCTCGATATTTTGCTCGCCGACACCTTGGATGACGCTGTCGCTATATACAATGGCAACGCCAGTTTCGAGCTTGGACCACAAGCAGATTTAG